The nucleotide window CCGCGGGGGGGACCAGCGCAAGACCGAAACCGGTCAGCAGCGCCTCGATCCGGGCAGCATCACCAGCCGTACAGTGCCCGTATTGCATACTGACCCGCGAAGCCAGAGCCATGCCGATCGCCACTGCTTCGCCGTGCACCAGCTCGCCGTAGCCGGCCCCGGTTTCGATGGCATGGCCCAGGGTATGTCCGAAGTTGAGGCTGGCCCGCAGCCCGGCCTCCTTCTCGTCCACTTCGACCACCTGCGCCTTGAGCTGGCAGGACCGCAGGACAACCTGTTCGAGCGCCTGCCGCTCCAACGCCAGGATATCTGTGCTGTGCTGTTCGAGATATTCGAAGAAGGGACGATCGAAGATGACGCCGTATTTGACCACCTCTGCCAAGCCGGCCCTGAATTCCCGTCCGGGCAGCGTCTTGAGAGTATCCACGTCGATCAGCACCAGCCGCGGCTGGTAAAAGGCGCCGATCAGATTTTTGCCGCGCGGGTGATCAATGGCGGTCTTGCCCCCCACGCTGCTGTCAACCTGCGCCAGGAGCGTCGTCGGCACCTGGACAAAAGGGATGCCCCGCAGATAGGTGGCTGCCGCATACCCGGCCAAGTCTCCGACCACCCCGCCCCCCAGGGCAACGATGAAGGACGACCGGTCGATTCCCCCTTCGATCAGTGCGTCATAGACGCTGTTCAGGGTACTGCTGTTCTTGTATTCTTCACCATCGGGGATTTCAATCAGGGTGACCGAATTGCCGGCATCTGTGAGCGATTTAAGGACACCATCGGCATACAGGGCGGCGACCGTCGGGTTGGTGACGACTGCGGCGCGGCCGTTCAGACCCCGCTCGGTGCAATACCTGCCAAGGTTCTTCAGAATATCGCTGTCGATCAGGATATCGTAACTGTTGTCACCGAGGCTGACGGTCAATTGGCTCACGGGGCGATCCCTCAAGATGCTTGTAGATGACTGCCGCCACATCTTCCACGGATTTTCCATCCATGTCAATTCCAATGTAAGCGGCTGACGCTTGTGCCGATTCCGGTTACCGGTGCTTGCGGGCCGTGCTGTCCGGGCATTCAGGCCATGCGTATCCGTTCCAGATAGCCGGCGTAATTATGCTCGATTTCCCCCAGCGAGTCTCCCCCAAACTTTTCCAGAAAAGCATTGGCGATCTCGATGGCAACCACCGCCTCGGCTACCACCAGAGCGGCCGGTACGGCGCAGGTATCGGAACGTTCCACCGCTGCCTCGAAGGCCTCGTGGGTACGCATGTCAACGGAACGGAGCGGTTTGTACAGGGTAGGGATCGGCTTCATGGCAGCCCGCAGCACGATCGGCTCGCCGTTGGACATCCCCCCTTCGATACCCCCGGCATTATTGGTGGTGCGATAGTAAGCAGTGGCAGCCCCCTGCTCCAGCCGGCCGGCATCGCGGAACAGTTCGTCATGCACCAGCGACCCGGGAATGTGAGCGGTGCCGAATCCCATACCCACCTCGACCCCCTTGATGGCCTGGATGCTCATCAGCGCCATGGCCAGCCGGGCATCGAGCTTGCGATCCCACTGGACATAACTGCCGAGCCCCGGCGGTACGCCGATGACCTGCACCTCCACCACTCCACCCAGGGTATCGCCGCAGGCTTTGGCGGCATCGATGGCCCTCTTCATCTCCTGTTCGGCAGCCGCATCGCAGCAGAACATCTCCGAAGCGGCAGCGCGCTCCCAGAGCTCTGCCGGAGGCAGATCGGGCCGCGGCGCAGACACCCCGCCAACCTCGCTGACGATCCCCCCCACCCGAATGCCGAACGGCTGCAGCAGCGCCTTGGCCGCAGCACCGACCGCAACACGCACGGCGGTTTCGCGGGCACTGGAGCGCTCCAGGATGTTGCGCACGTCGTCATGGTCATACTTCAGGGCCCCGCTCAGATCGGCATGGCCCGGGCGCGGCCTGGTCACTGCCAGGGAATCGTCACGGTGCTCGGACGACGGCGACATCTTCAGGGACCAGTTCTCCCAGTCGCGGTTTTTCACCACCAGGGTCAGCGGAGAAGCCAGCGTTCGTCCCCAGCGCACGCCGGACAGGATCTCGACGGTATCCCGCTCGATCTGCATACGGCCGCCGCGGCCGTAGCCCATCTGGCGGCGGGCCAATTCGCGGTTGATGGTTTCGGCTTCGAGCGGAATGCCGGACGGCATCCCTTCTATGATGGCGGTCAGTTGGGGGCCGTGGGACTCACCGGCGGTCAGGTAGCGCAGCATTAGTCAGGAAACCTCCATGAGGAATGGGGGGTCAAAGTACCACCGATGCCCCGTTACGGCAAGCAAAACGCGCGCGAAAGCCCGCCGGATGATGTGTTTTCTCAGACCGGAACCGGTGCCTCCTGCCGAACGTTTGAATGGCTGCCACGTTCAGATCTTGAGCTTCGCTTTCTTTTTCTGCTTCATCGAATCCTTGAGACGCTTGGCGGTCCGGACGATCATCATGCGGTGGGTTCCTTCGGCTGCTGCCTCGTCCACCGGTATCCTCTGGATATAGCTGCCGTCTGACTGCATGTCCCAGGCAGAGCGCCGATCGTCCAGGTGGGTATCGAATATGGCCCGCAGCTCGCGGGTAAGTTCTGGCAACTCCACCGGGCAGAGGATCTCCACCCGCGCCTCCAGATTACGTTTCATGGCGTCTGCCGAGGCGACGAAATACTCTTCTGCCCCTCCGTTCCTGAAGTAGTATATCCGGGCATGTTCAAGAAACCGGCCCACCACGCTGATCACCCGGATAGTGTCCGAAAGGCCGGGAATGCCCGGGATCAGCCGGCAGGTGTCGCGCACCACCAGATCGATTCTGACCCCTGCCATGGAGGCGCGGTACAGGGCTCTGACTATGTCGCCATCTTCCAGGGCGTTCATCTTGAACTGGATGTGCCCTCCCCCCTGTTCGGCAGGCACGCTCATTTCCCGCTCGATCCGCGCCAGCAGCGCCTTTTTCAGAAAGCGCGGGGCCGGATAGAGCTTGGTGTAATGGCGCTTGGCCATGAAACCGGTGGTGAGATAGTTGAACAGTTCGGTCACATCCTGCCCAATGGTCCCGTCGCAGGTCAAGAGGCCCACGTCGCTGTAGATGCGGGCTGTTTCGGCGTGGTAGTTGCCGGTGCCGATGTGCACGTAGCGTTGCAGCCCAGTGTAATCCTGGCGCACCACCATGATCAGCTTGCAATGGGTCTTGAACCCGACCACGCCATAGGTGACATGAATGCCGGCCTCTTCCATGCGTTCCGCCAGCCGGATATTGGCCGCTTCGTCGAAGCGCGCCTTCAGTTCCACCACCACCGCCACCTGCTTGCCGTTCTGGGCGGCCAGCACCAGCGCATCGATGATCCGGCTCTGGGCCGAGGTGCGGTACAGAGTCATCTTGATGCCGCGCACCTTGGGATCTGTTGCGGCTTCTCGCAGAAAACGCTCCACCGAGGTGGAGAACGATTCGTAGGGATGCTGCAGCAGGATAGCGCCGGCGTCGCGGATGACGTGGAATATGTTGCGCTGGGATTGCAGCAGCGGATGATCGACAGGGTGATAGGGGGGATCGTGCAGCCGGGGGTAATCGAGCCGCGCCAGTTCGAACAGGTCGCGCATGGCCAGCATGCCCGGCACCTCGAATACGTCGCTCACCTCGTCCAGCTCCAGTTCCGCGGCCAGACGCCCCCGGTGTACCGGATCCATTCCAGAGCCGATCTCCAGCCGGACGATCGGCGCAAACTTGCGCTCCTTCAGCTCCGACTCGATCATGGCCATCAGGTCGTCGGCCTGTTCCTCGTCTTTTTCGGTGTTGGCGTTGCGGGTGACGCGGAACAGCTCGCAGGCCAGGATCTCCATGCCCGGAAAGAGCATGTCCAGATTGTTCATCATCACGTCCTCCAGCAGGACGAAATGATCCCCCTTGCCTACCCGCAGGAGGCGCGGCGTGCCGAGCCCGACCGGCACCTTGATCCGCGCCAGGGAGGTCTCCTTGGCCTTGGGGTAGCGCAGCGTCACCAGCAGGTTGAGCGACAGATTGGAGATGAACGGGAACGGATGGGCCGGATCGATGGACTGCGGGGTCAGAAGAGGAAAGATATTGGTATAGTAGTGCTCGCGCAGCAGCTTTTTTTCCTTGGGCAGCAGATCCCGATACTGCTCGATGATGATGTTCTTTTCTTCCAGAAGCTGCGCCACCTGCAAAAAGAGCGCATGCTTGTGCGCCTCCAGCTTGCGCACTGCGGCATGGCACTCGACGACCTGCTGGCGGGGAGTGCGGCCGTCAAGGGTCAGCTCGCGCATACCGGCGCCGATCTGCTGTTTCAGACCGCCGATACGCTTCATGAAGAACTCGTCCAGATTGGCACTCACGATGGCAATGAACTTGACCCGCTCCAGAAGCGGCGTCCGCGTGTCCTCAGCCTCGTACAGCACGCGCTGGTTGAATGACAGCCAGGTCAATTCGCGGTTCAGATACCACCTGCTGTCGGACAGATCGACCTCGGCTCCTCCCGACGGAGGCTCAACAGTCGGCGCATTCCCGGGTTCAAGGGCCACCGCCTTTACGGACCTGGTTCTGGCCCCTCTGTCTCCGGCTTTGGCAGGCTTGACCGCATGCGTCTTCGGCTTGGCCTTGGCGGCCTTCGATTTGCCCTTCGCTTTTACGTGCTTGATCTTTTCCAGCTTGGGGGGTGCTGCGGCCATGCCCGGGTCAGCGGAAAGGGCAGCATCCTTGACTGCTTTCGGGCTTTTCGTCTTCTGCGATTCTGTCACCGGAAGGACTCCGTTTCAAAGTGGTAATGGTGCGAACAGTACAGGTTTCCCGACGACTGCAAGGACATACCCCGAGAGCTCGATCCGCCGGGGTTGTTGCCACTTCTACTTCCCTGCCTCCTGTTTTCTGCCGATGCTACGACTGCCGGACATGGCGCCCCGGCATTCCGCTACAACGGAGGCCGGTCCCCCAGTTTCCATTCGGCCCGGATATGGTAGGGCCTGGTGGTATAGGCTCGATACACCGCGGTACCGTCATATTCCAGCAGCGCCTTGAGGCGGTCCTGCATTACCGGATTATCGACCCTCTCCAGTGCCTCGGCTTCGGTCAGCCAGCAGGCCTCGGCGCTGTCGCCGGTCGGCGCCAGATCTCCGTTCAGGTAGCGCCCCTGAAACGTGAAGATCAGCGCCGCAGGGGGTGAAAGCTTGGACCACACCGCCGCCAGTGCGCCCGGCTCGATCTCCACGCCCGATTCCTCGCGTACCTCGCGGCGCAGTCCCTCCACCAGATCCTCCCCCTCTTCGATCCGCCCCTGCGGAATCTCCCATCCGCGCTTGTGGTTCCTGATCAGCAGTACCTCGTTGGCGGCATTGCGCACCAGGCAGCCGACCACCACGCACTGCAGCGAATGATTGCCAAAGGTGGTGCATCCCCTTTCCTGCTCCTGGGGTACAACCACCCCTGCTGCCACCGCCTCCCCCGGAAGCGAAAACAGGTCGTCGAGCCGCTCGAAATCGAACTCGCTTCCCGACAGTTTCCAGATCAGCTCCAGCTTCTCCCTGTCATCGGCAGTGATTTTGGAGACATCCCGGGTGATCTTGCGGTACAGTTCTGCGGAAACCTGATTTTCGGCGCGGATATAGGGGACATTGCTGTCATCGAGGATCTGCTGGGTGATGGGGCTGATCGGCACCGAACCGGAGATCACCAGCCCGACGATCCTGTCGTGATACTGAGGCATGCGGTAGAGATGCGCCATGGTCACCAACAGTTGATCCCTGCTGCTGTTGACGATCAGCAGCGACGGCGACTGCAGGAGTTCCGCCACGCGATGGGTCGATGCGGCCCCCACCTGCACCCGGTGAATTATCCGGTGCAATTCCTGCCGGTTGCCGTGCAGCGGCAGGTCCAGCAGCCGGGATATGCGGCTCAGGGTGGGATTGGCCAGCACCGGGTGATAATTGAATCCCCCGATTACCCGCAAAGGTCCGCTTTTCAGGGCCCGTTGCAGATAATCGAGCGTCCGCGACCGCTTCTCGGCGATCATCTTGTTGACCAGGATCGCCCGCACATCGACCCCTTCCTTCTCGAACAGCGCCAGGATCAGGGCCAGTTCGTCGACCACGCTCCCCAGTCCGCCGCCGGTCACCAGCAGCACCGGGGCATCCAGGAGCTGCGCGATCCGCGCATTGGAGAGCTGCATGATCGAGCCGACCCCGGGATGACCGGAGCCTTCGATGACAATGAAATCGCAGCGTTTCTCCAGCTCGGCGCAAGCCTTCACGATTCTTTCCTGCAGATCGTCGGGAGAAACCAGCCCGTCGACCATCTGATGGGTCGTCTCCGGCAGGACCACCACCGGCGACATCAGTTCCAGGTCCCGGGACAGGTCGAACACCTCCGACATCAGCGCAACATCCTTGTCCACCACCATGCCGCGGTAGGTGACCGATTTGGCGCCAAAGGGCTTGATGTATCCGATCCGCGTGTACTTCTGGCGGGCCAGGTGCAGCAAACAGAGACTGGTGGTGGTTTTTCCGCTGTCCTGCCCAACCGCGGCGATGAATACTTTCTTGGCCATCGATCTCCCCTTCTGTGCTTCATAAGGTTTTCAAGGTCTTTTCAGTATAGCAAAAGCGGCGGATAATCGCTCGGCAGCGTGAGAAGGATTTCATTCCGAAATACACGAAACCCGCCAGAAAAAGCAATCGAATTTGCCGCATCGCAGACAGGTTCCTAATGCCGTGATATTTCCGCTCCCTCTCGGGCAGATCTCCCCGAGGCGTGCCGACACCGTTTTCCGGGTTCCGAAACAAATGTTCAAAACATTTTTGCACTCCCTGTCACCTCTGTGATAAAAACGACCCCCTATGAAAAAACTCAACCTGCCGCAGCAACAGGCGGTACAGCATACCGAAGGCGCCCTGCTGATCCTGGCCGGCGCCGGTTCCGGCAAGACCCAGGTCATCACCACCCGCATCGTTCATCTGTTGAGCCACAAACGCATTCCGGCCGAGAACATCCTGGCAGTGACCTTCACCAACAAGGCTGCCCGCGAGATGCGCGAGCGCGTCGCCGCCATGGCCGGCAAGGTGGCGGAAGGGATAGTCATCTCCACCTTCCACTCGCTGGGGGTGCGCATCCTGCGCCGCGAAATCCGCTCCCTGGGGTTCAAGCCCAATTTCTCGATCTACTCCTCCTCGGACCAGGCCGGGGTGCTGCGCCAGGCCATGCGCGACCGCGACATCGACCCCAAGCAGATCGAACCTGACCAGATCCTCTGGAAAATTTCCGGCCTGAAGAACCGCCTGATCGGGCCGCAGGAGTTCAAACCGGAAAGCTCGGACCGCGTCGATCTGGCCACAGCCGCAGTCTATCCCCGCTACCAGGAACTACTCAAAGGCTATAACGCCATCGACTTCGACGACATCATCATGTTGTCGGTCAGGCTCCTGCAGACGAATACCGCCATCCTGAGCTACTGGCAGGAGCGCTTCCGCTACATCATGGTGGATGAATATCAGGACACCAATGCCTCCCAGTACCAGTTGATCTCCCTGCTGGCGCACAAACACGGCAACATCTGCGTGGTCGGCGACGACGACCAGTCGATCTACGGCTGGCGCGGGGCAGAGGTGCAGAACATCCTCAACTTCGAGCACGACTATCGCGGTTGCCGAGTGATCAAGCTGGAACAGAACTACCGTTCCACCAGCTCGATCCTGGACGCGGCCAACAGCGTTATCAGGAACAATTCGGTCCGCACCGACAAATCGCTCTGGACCGCCGTCGGCAAGGGGCGCGAGATCGAGCTGATCGTGGCGGCCGGCGAGGAAGAGGAAGCTGCGCAGGTAGTGAACGGCATGATGCTGGAGCAGTTCAATCACAAGCTCTCCTGGTCGGACATGGCGATACTGTACCGTTCCAACGCCCAGAGCCGCGCCTTTGAAGAGCGGCTGCGCCAGGAACGGATACCCTACGTGGTGGTGGGGGGCCAGCAGTTTTACGAGCGCAAGGAGGTCAAGGATGCCATCGCCTACCTGAA belongs to Geobacter sp. SVR and includes:
- the aroC gene encoding chorismate synthase, which produces MLRYLTAGESHGPQLTAIIEGMPSGIPLEAETINRELARRQMGYGRGGRMQIERDTVEILSGVRWGRTLASPLTLVVKNRDWENWSLKMSPSSEHRDDSLAVTRPRPGHADLSGALKYDHDDVRNILERSSARETAVRVAVGAAAKALLQPFGIRVGGIVSEVGGVSAPRPDLPPAELWERAAASEMFCCDAAAEQEMKRAIDAAKACGDTLGGVVEVQVIGVPPGLGSYVQWDRKLDARLAMALMSIQAIKGVEVGMGFGTAHIPGSLVHDELFRDAGRLEQGAATAYYRTTNNAGGIEGGMSNGEPIVLRAAMKPIPTLYKPLRSVDMRTHEAFEAAVERSDTCAVPAALVVAEAVVAIEIANAFLEKFGGDSLGEIEHNYAGYLERIRMA
- the ppk1 gene encoding polyphosphate kinase 1, with product MAAAPPKLEKIKHVKAKGKSKAAKAKPKTHAVKPAKAGDRGARTRSVKAVALEPGNAPTVEPPSGGAEVDLSDSRWYLNRELTWLSFNQRVLYEAEDTRTPLLERVKFIAIVSANLDEFFMKRIGGLKQQIGAGMRELTLDGRTPRQQVVECHAAVRKLEAHKHALFLQVAQLLEEKNIIIEQYRDLLPKEKKLLREHYYTNIFPLLTPQSIDPAHPFPFISNLSLNLLVTLRYPKAKETSLARIKVPVGLGTPRLLRVGKGDHFVLLEDVMMNNLDMLFPGMEILACELFRVTRNANTEKDEEQADDLMAMIESELKERKFAPIVRLEIGSGMDPVHRGRLAAELELDEVSDVFEVPGMLAMRDLFELARLDYPRLHDPPYHPVDHPLLQSQRNIFHVIRDAGAILLQHPYESFSTSVERFLREAATDPKVRGIKMTLYRTSAQSRIIDALVLAAQNGKQVAVVVELKARFDEAANIRLAERMEEAGIHVTYGVVGFKTHCKLIMVVRQDYTGLQRYVHIGTGNYHAETARIYSDVGLLTCDGTIGQDVTELFNYLTTGFMAKRHYTKLYPAPRFLKKALLARIEREMSVPAEQGGGHIQFKMNALEDGDIVRALYRASMAGVRIDLVVRDTCRLIPGIPGLSDTIRVISVVGRFLEHARIYYFRNGGAEEYFVASADAMKRNLEARVEILCPVELPELTRELRAIFDTHLDDRRSAWDMQSDGSYIQRIPVDEAAAEGTHRMMIVRTAKRLKDSMKQKKKAKLKI
- a CDS encoding AAA family ATPase, with the translated sequence MAKKVFIAAVGQDSGKTTTSLCLLHLARQKYTRIGYIKPFGAKSVTYRGMVVDKDVALMSEVFDLSRDLELMSPVVVLPETTHQMVDGLVSPDDLQERIVKACAELEKRCDFIVIEGSGHPGVGSIMQLSNARIAQLLDAPVLLVTGGGLGSVVDELALILALFEKEGVDVRAILVNKMIAEKRSRTLDYLQRALKSGPLRVIGGFNYHPVLANPTLSRISRLLDLPLHGNRQELHRIIHRVQVGAASTHRVAELLQSPSLLIVNSSRDQLLVTMAHLYRMPQYHDRIVGLVISGSVPISPITQQILDDSNVPYIRAENQVSAELYRKITRDVSKITADDREKLELIWKLSGSEFDFERLDDLFSLPGEAVAAGVVVPQEQERGCTTFGNHSLQCVVVGCLVRNAANEVLLIRNHKRGWEIPQGRIEEGEDLVEGLRREVREESGVEIEPGALAAVWSKLSPPAALIFTFQGRYLNGDLAPTGDSAEACWLTEAEALERVDNPVMQDRLKALLEYDGTAVYRAYTTRPYHIRAEWKLGDRPPL
- a CDS encoding ATP-dependent helicase: MKKLNLPQQQAVQHTEGALLILAGAGSGKTQVITTRIVHLLSHKRIPAENILAVTFTNKAAREMRERVAAMAGKVAEGIVISTFHSLGVRILRREIRSLGFKPNFSIYSSSDQAGVLRQAMRDRDIDPKQIEPDQILWKISGLKNRLIGPQEFKPESSDRVDLATAAVYPRYQELLKGYNAIDFDDIIMLSVRLLQTNTAILSYWQERFRYIMVDEYQDTNASQYQLISLLAHKHGNICVVGDDDQSIYGWRGAEVQNILNFEHDYRGCRVIKLEQNYRSTSSILDAANSVIRNNSVRTDKSLWTAVGKGREIELIVAAGEEEEAAQVVNGMMLEQFNHKLSWSDMAILYRSNAQSRAFEERLRQERIPYVVVGGQQFYERKEVKDAIAYLKVIDNPSDEASWLRIINFPRRGIGDGTLLHLNQWSLEHDVPLFEALGRVREIPEISESSKKAVSGFHAMMKGVIDGFGRTDLGKQVNALFNRLRIEDELYRTLNDAAQARKRIENIEQVVNSLASFEEQNPRATLSAFLERISLMDEDKPSEDGKEHGQNAVTLMSLHSSKGLEFSHVWLVGMEEDLLPHKRSIEEDPTVAEERRLCYVGITRARRHLTISRCQTRRKYGALEQRIPSRFLAEIPEHLLVNISGDDGDNETKSVDMAADFFARMLGE